Proteins encoded in a region of the Anguilla anguilla isolate fAngAng1 chromosome 10, fAngAng1.pri, whole genome shotgun sequence genome:
- the LOC118237482 gene encoding vimentin-like produces the protein MRGASFSQTALAVSGSSKMRVQSPSPSRCRTATHTRGRSGFQGAAVEVGTEIHQLQTNEKEQMKELNVRFAGYIEKVQALEQRNAALQAELADLQARYAGGPGLEYELQFKELKDLIEKLTNEKGAADIERGYIEEDMEMWRLKLEEELALKEEAEMLLLAFRRDVGGATLQRAELERRVEQLLAEIQLVKQLHSEAVADLLKQIEDAKVRAELEAERPDVGAYLHSIRAEIEQVAARNVQEAEKWYKGKFETLKEQAGKHEIRMKSMQEQVTIFHNQITDLQNQIEGLRSRNELLELQLQDMEINHLDKVASMQQLLAQLDSQISETKLEMNKYLQDYNELLHIKLKLDAEIATYRMLLEGEEKRLGISEVTSVSKTGCEGIQHVIED, from the exons ATGAGAGGTGCATCCTTCTCCCAGACAGCTTTGGCAGTCAGCGGCTCCAGCAAGATGCGGGtccagagcccctccccctcccgctgcAGGACGGCGACTCACACCCGCGGCCGGTCCGGTTTCCAGGGCGCAGCGGTGGAGGTGGGGACGGAGATACACCAGCTCCAGACTAACGAGAAAGAGCAGATGAAGGAGCTGAATGTTCGTTTCGCTGGTTACATTGAGAAGGTCCAAGCTCTAGAACAACGTAACGCAGCCCTGCAGGCGGAACTGGCCGATCTACAGGCTCGCTACGCAGGGGGACCTGGTCTGGAGTACGAGCTCCAGTTCAAAGAGCTGAAAGACCTGATTGAGAAACTGACCAATGAGAAGGGAGCAGCTGATATCGAAAGGGGCTACATTGAGGAAGACATGGAAATGTGGAGGCTAAAACTAGAGGAGGAGCTGGCACTGAAAG AGGAGGCGGAGATGTTGCTGCTGGCGTTCCGGCGGGACGTGGGCGGAGCCACTCTGCAGAGGGCGGAGCTGGAGCGGCGTGTGGAGCAGCTGCTGGCGGAAATCCAGCTGGTGAAGCAGCTGCACAGCGAGGCGGTGGCCGACCTGCTCAAGCAGATCGAGGACGCCAAGGTGAGGGCGGAGCTGGAGGCCGAGAGGCCAGACGTGGGGGCGTACCTGCACAGCATCCGGGCCGAGATCGAGCAGGTAGCCGCCCGCAACGTGCAGGAGGCCGAGAAGTGGTACAAGGGCAAGTTTGAGACCCTGAAGGAACAGGCGGGTAAACATGAGATCCGAATGAAGTCCATGCAGGAGCAGGTCACCATCTTCCACAACCAGATCACTGACCTTCAGAACCAGATTGAGGGGCTCCGTTCACGCAATGAACTCCTGGAGCTGCAGCTTCAGGACATGGAGATAAATCATCTGGACAAGGTGGCCAGCATGCAACAACTCCTCGCCCAGTTGGACAGCCAGATCTCGGAGACCAAGCTCGAGATGAACAAATACCTGCAGGACTACAACGAACTGCTGCACATCAAACTGAAGCTGGATGCTGAGATCGCCACCTACAGGATGCTGCTGGAAGGGGAAGAGAAAAGACTGGGGATCTCTGAGGTCACATCAG TAAGCAAGACTGGCTGTGAAGGAATTCAACACGTCATTGAAGACTGA
- the mfsd10 gene encoding major facilitator superfamily domain-containing protein 10 isoform X1, whose translation MKCSDTSPEEDAGSSRVIAVVFCALLLDLLGFTLILPLLPSILDHYGQTEDAVYQSLQSLVDWFRDTVQAPTETKYNTVLFGGLIGSLFSLLQFLSSPLTGAASDYYGRRPLMMLTTVGLMSSYALWALSRSFSVFLLSRVVGGICKGNVSLCTAIVADLSCPKARTRGMAMIGVAFSMGFTVGPLIGAYFARRSSLEEVFYLGPAVLALLFSTADLIFIFIMLPETLRKDTKGSSVSSGFQETRDLLSPVALFRFSAVTRREDSPSKQSMENLRALGLVYFSYLFLFSGLEFTLSFLTHQRFQFTSMDQGKMFFFIGITMAVIQGGYARRIKPGHQIRTIRLAIMSLIPAFILVGLAWNLTLLYTGLFLYSFAAAVVVPCLSAQVSEYGLASQKGTVMGILRSLGALARALGPILASSVYWLAGSEVCFVVSSAFFILPLALLRRQRWSKEE comes from the exons ATGAAATGCTCCGATACCTCACCTGAAGAGGACGCTGGCTCTTCACGGGTCATTGCGGTGGTTTTCTGCGCCCTGCTCCTGGACTTGCTTGGATTCACTTTaattcttcctcttcttccctctATTCTAGACCACTATGGACAAACTGAA gaTGCTGTATATCAGTCACTACAGAGCCTTGTGGATTGGTTCAGAGACACTGTACAGGCTCCCACTGAAACTAAATACAACACAGTCCTCTTTGGGG GTCTGATCGGGtccctcttctctctgctgCAGTTCCTGAGCTCACCTCTCACTGGTGCAGCGTCTGATTACTATGGGAGGAGACCCCTGATGATGCTGACCACA GTGGGACTGATGTCTTCCTACGCTCTGTGGGCTTTGTCCCGCAGTTTCAGCGTGTTCCTGCTGTCCCGAGTGGTGGGGGGCATCTGCAAGGGGAACGTCAGCCTCTGCACCGCCATCGTGGCGGACCTGTCCTGCCCCAAAGCGCGAACCCGAGGGATG GCGATGATTGGTGTAGCTTTCTCAATGGGCTTCACAGTAGGGCCTCTGATTGGGGCCTACTTTGCCCGAAGGTCCAGTTTGGAGGAGGTGTTCTACCTAGGCCCAGCTGTCCTGGCACTGCTCTTCTCCACAGCAGACCtaatcttcatcttcatcatgcTACCTGAAACTCTGCGTAAAGACACCAAG GGCTCCTCGGTGTCCTCAGGCTTCCAGGAGACCAGGGACCTCCTCAGCCCCGTGGCCCTGTTCCGTTTCTCTGCTGTAACACGGAGAGAAGACTCACCTTCCAAACAGA GCATGGAGAATCTGAGAGCACTGGGATTGGTCTACTTCTCCTACCTGTTTCTCTTCTCTGGACTGGAGTTCACGCTCAGCTTCCTGACTCATCAGCGGTTCCAGTTCACCAG CATGGACCAGGGGAAGATGTTCTTCTTCATTGGAATCACCATGGCAGTAATCCAGGGTGGATACGCCCGCAGGATCAAACCAGGTCATCAGATCAGGACCATTAGGCTG GCAATCATGTCATTGATCCCCGCCTTCATCCTCGTTGGATTGGCCTGGAATTTGACTCTGCTCTACACTGGGTTATTTCTGTACTCATTTG ctgctgcagtggtTGTCCCATGTCTGTCAGCCCAGGTCTCTGAATATG GTTTGGCCAGTCAGAAAGGAACGGTGATGGGAATTCTCCGAAGTTTGGGAGCGCTGGCTCGAGCGCTAGGGCCTATTTTGGCATCTTCAG TGTACTGGTTGGCTGGATCAGAGGTCTGCTTTGTCGTCAGTTCTGCCTTTTTCATTTTGCCGTTGGCTTTGCTGAGACGACAAAGATGGTCCAAGGAGGAGTGA
- the mfsd10 gene encoding major facilitator superfamily domain-containing protein 10 isoform X2: MDKLKMLYISHYRALWIGSETLYRLPLKLNTTQSSLGFLSSPLTGAASDYYGRRPLMMLTTVGLMSSYALWALSRSFSVFLLSRVVGGICKGNVSLCTAIVADLSCPKARTRGMAMIGVAFSMGFTVGPLIGAYFARRSSLEEVFYLGPAVLALLFSTADLIFIFIMLPETLRKDTKGSSVSSGFQETRDLLSPVALFRFSAVTRREDSPSKQSMENLRALGLVYFSYLFLFSGLEFTLSFLTHQRFQFTSMDQGKMFFFIGITMAVIQGGYARRIKPGHQIRTIRLAIMSLIPAFILVGLAWNLTLLYTGLFLYSFAAAVVVPCLSAQVSEYGLASQKGTVMGILRSLGALARALGPILASSVYWLAGSEVCFVVSSAFFILPLALLRRQRWSKEE, translated from the exons ATGGACAAACTGAA gaTGCTGTATATCAGTCACTACAGAGCCTTGTGGATTGGTTCAGAGACACTGTACAGGCTCCCACTGAAACTAAATACAACACAGTCCTCTTTGGGG TTCCTGAGCTCACCTCTCACTGGTGCAGCGTCTGATTACTATGGGAGGAGACCCCTGATGATGCTGACCACA GTGGGACTGATGTCTTCCTACGCTCTGTGGGCTTTGTCCCGCAGTTTCAGCGTGTTCCTGCTGTCCCGAGTGGTGGGGGGCATCTGCAAGGGGAACGTCAGCCTCTGCACCGCCATCGTGGCGGACCTGTCCTGCCCCAAAGCGCGAACCCGAGGGATG GCGATGATTGGTGTAGCTTTCTCAATGGGCTTCACAGTAGGGCCTCTGATTGGGGCCTACTTTGCCCGAAGGTCCAGTTTGGAGGAGGTGTTCTACCTAGGCCCAGCTGTCCTGGCACTGCTCTTCTCCACAGCAGACCtaatcttcatcttcatcatgcTACCTGAAACTCTGCGTAAAGACACCAAG GGCTCCTCGGTGTCCTCAGGCTTCCAGGAGACCAGGGACCTCCTCAGCCCCGTGGCCCTGTTCCGTTTCTCTGCTGTAACACGGAGAGAAGACTCACCTTCCAAACAGA GCATGGAGAATCTGAGAGCACTGGGATTGGTCTACTTCTCCTACCTGTTTCTCTTCTCTGGACTGGAGTTCACGCTCAGCTTCCTGACTCATCAGCGGTTCCAGTTCACCAG CATGGACCAGGGGAAGATGTTCTTCTTCATTGGAATCACCATGGCAGTAATCCAGGGTGGATACGCCCGCAGGATCAAACCAGGTCATCAGATCAGGACCATTAGGCTG GCAATCATGTCATTGATCCCCGCCTTCATCCTCGTTGGATTGGCCTGGAATTTGACTCTGCTCTACACTGGGTTATTTCTGTACTCATTTG ctgctgcagtggtTGTCCCATGTCTGTCAGCCCAGGTCTCTGAATATG GTTTGGCCAGTCAGAAAGGAACGGTGATGGGAATTCTCCGAAGTTTGGGAGCGCTGGCTCGAGCGCTAGGGCCTATTTTGGCATCTTCAG TGTACTGGTTGGCTGGATCAGAGGTCTGCTTTGTCGTCAGTTCTGCCTTTTTCATTTTGCCGTTGGCTTTGCTGAGACGACAAAGATGGTCCAAGGAGGAGTGA